The following proteins are encoded in a genomic region of Tigriopus californicus strain San Diego chromosome 6, Tcal_SD_v2.1, whole genome shotgun sequence:
- the LOC131882767 gene encoding uncharacterized protein LOC131882767 isoform X1: MSGPNDFFDTLEAPCVEPQGEMSSLSSSSSMAAEQMMVDPGGNASDVIGYAQDFGYSKGGRTKFSDIPVKDVVIVFFMLALWLYSIMLIVRAWAKIHVLPDSANNIGGNMWKFVMEYLQKKRKGANGSLNDTKSNPRTSISSSKREDSMIPFTEGQVPSHPDKCIIQMEETHLGAEKERKESIDSVTNGTCFPIQREDLTSFQVSIHSQEREEEDSYSHQAIYPHPVAQDPEGISIEAVSSDEANTITDKGIIINFNQDGTGCSGHPELPEPYSNPRAEPEETDTIKARELAQNPGPQTEPFCGGGHKSGSRLLKHTCSNPSFSVSKDFEISPELVERLTSHEVVNFHSNPSDNTSHNPSLPYETTM, from the exons ATGTCTGGTCCCAATGACTTTTTCGACACTCTAGAAGCTCCTTGTGTTGAACCGCAGGGCGAAATGTCCTCCTtgtcatcatcctcatcaatgGCTGCGGAACAGATGATGGTGGATCCGGGGGGGAATGCCAGTGATGTCATTGGATACGCCCAAGATTTCGGATATTCCAAGGGAGGTCGGACCAAGTTTTCCGATATCCCCGTCAAGGATGTGGTGATAGTGTTCTTCATGTTGGCCCTTTGGCTGTATTCTATTATGCTCATCGTCCGGGCTTGGGCCAAGATCCATGTTCTGCCGG ATTCAGCCAACAATATTGGAGGAAACATGTGGAAATTTGTGATGGAATATCttcagaagaagaggaaaggcGCGAATGGAAGTCTCAATGACACGAAAAGCAATCCCAGAACGAGTATTTCCTCTTCGAAAAGG GAGGACTCGATGATTCCATTCACAGAGGGACAAGTGCCTAGTCACCCGGACAAGTGTATCATTCAAATGGAGGAGACACACCTGGGAgcagaaaaggaacgaaaggAGTCAATAGACTCGGTTACGAATGGAACTTGTTTCCCAATTCAAAGG GAGGATCTGACGAGCTTCCAAGTGTCCATTCACTCTCAGGAGAGGGAAGAAGAGGATTCTTACTCACATCAGGCTATCTATCCACACCCTGTGGCCCAAGATCCAGAAGGAATCTCTATCGAGGCTGTTTCATCGGATGAGGCCAATACAATAACCGATAAAGGGATCataatcaatttcaatcaagacGGGACAGGATGTAGTGGTCACCCGGAACTGCCTGAACCATACTCAAACCCCAGAGCAGAGCCGGAAGAAACGGACACAATCAAGGCCCGGGAGCTTGCACAGAACCCTGGGCCTCAAACAGAGCCTTTCTGTGGCGGCGGGCACAAATCAGGATCCAGGCTACTGAAGCACACGTGTTCCAATCCTTCCTTCAGTGTGtctaaagattttgaaattagcCCTGAACTGGTGGAGCGTCTCACATCCCATGAAGTGGTCAATTTCCATTCCAACCCTTCTGACAATACCTCGCACAATCCATCCCTTCCCTACGAGACCACCATGTGA
- the LOC131882767 gene encoding uncharacterized protein LOC131882767 isoform X2 — translation MSGPNDFFDTLEAPCVEPQGEMSSLSSSSSMAAEQMMVDPGGNASDVIGYAQDFGYSKGGRTKFSDIPVKDVVIVFFMLALWLYSIMLIVRAWAKIHVLPANNIGGNMWKFVMEYLQKKRKGANGSLNDTKSNPRTSISSSKREDSMIPFTEGQVPSHPDKCIIQMEETHLGAEKERKESIDSVTNGTCFPIQREDLTSFQVSIHSQEREEEDSYSHQAIYPHPVAQDPEGISIEAVSSDEANTITDKGIIINFNQDGTGCSGHPELPEPYSNPRAEPEETDTIKARELAQNPGPQTEPFCGGGHKSGSRLLKHTCSNPSFSVSKDFEISPELVERLTSHEVVNFHSNPSDNTSHNPSLPYETTM, via the exons ATGTCTGGTCCCAATGACTTTTTCGACACTCTAGAAGCTCCTTGTGTTGAACCGCAGGGCGAAATGTCCTCCTtgtcatcatcctcatcaatgGCTGCGGAACAGATGATGGTGGATCCGGGGGGGAATGCCAGTGATGTCATTGGATACGCCCAAGATTTCGGATATTCCAAGGGAGGTCGGACCAAGTTTTCCGATATCCCCGTCAAGGATGTGGTGATAGTGTTCTTCATGTTGGCCCTTTGGCTGTATTCTATTATGCTCATCGTCCGGGCTTGGGCCAAGATCCATGTTCTGCCGG CCAACAATATTGGAGGAAACATGTGGAAATTTGTGATGGAATATCttcagaagaagaggaaaggcGCGAATGGAAGTCTCAATGACACGAAAAGCAATCCCAGAACGAGTATTTCCTCTTCGAAAAGG GAGGACTCGATGATTCCATTCACAGAGGGACAAGTGCCTAGTCACCCGGACAAGTGTATCATTCAAATGGAGGAGACACACCTGGGAgcagaaaaggaacgaaaggAGTCAATAGACTCGGTTACGAATGGAACTTGTTTCCCAATTCAAAGG GAGGATCTGACGAGCTTCCAAGTGTCCATTCACTCTCAGGAGAGGGAAGAAGAGGATTCTTACTCACATCAGGCTATCTATCCACACCCTGTGGCCCAAGATCCAGAAGGAATCTCTATCGAGGCTGTTTCATCGGATGAGGCCAATACAATAACCGATAAAGGGATCataatcaatttcaatcaagacGGGACAGGATGTAGTGGTCACCCGGAACTGCCTGAACCATACTCAAACCCCAGAGCAGAGCCGGAAGAAACGGACACAATCAAGGCCCGGGAGCTTGCACAGAACCCTGGGCCTCAAACAGAGCCTTTCTGTGGCGGCGGGCACAAATCAGGATCCAGGCTACTGAAGCACACGTGTTCCAATCCTTCCTTCAGTGTGtctaaagattttgaaattagcCCTGAACTGGTGGAGCGTCTCACATCCCATGAAGTGGTCAATTTCCATTCCAACCCTTCTGACAATACCTCGCACAATCCATCCCTTCCCTACGAGACCACCATGTGA
- the LOC131882764 gene encoding protein RFT1 homolog: protein MVTQVLSKSIESAFLAIGSCILIRLASLVGEAYVLRLQTKELLGLGVRQKLLFDTLLFLSREAFRKACLSRPPDQKWQGIINLIWLTLPIGLVFSCFFGLIWIFVLEQPPEEYYTQYKWSILLMTVNLLFILAAEPFHVIGQAYLHVKFRSAVDMYWAICGPLSNILVVTFVSNYSDRQIWSGITSIIGSILFLLMHVLYFWFVLRKQNDLMERTTSVNEPDAIPFQSIGEFFPDFRNFAIDQDRWKISWNLIKQGIFRQALMDGEKYMFVGFHLMSIPDQGIYGAIENFMAVPLKLFYVKMEESTHLYFSQTVTREPLADRVKEALPTKHLHLLLKTLTLIGCIFVVFGIPYSHPLLWIYAGDLLIRGSGPLLLKLHMVYIFLLGVNVTSESYVLNALTSRQLERYNKAMGAVTVIYFTSVFGLSQVFGPPGFVLASILNLGLRLIYNFILIGDRHKGSNFSPLDKLLPKPKVLAALTTAVCLCTSSEFYLYADPPQKMLYHLSIGILAFLLVGIFVLRHETSLLRSGSTESPLPGPKD from the exons ATGGTGACTCAAGTGCTGTCCAAGAGCATTGAAAGTGCTTTTCTAGCAATAGGATCTTGCATACTCATCCGCTTAGCAAGTCTCGTGGGCGAGGCCTACGTTCTGAGGCTTCAAACCAAAGAGCTTTTGGGCCTTGGAGTGCGTCAAAAGTTGTTGTTCGACACACTTTTGTTCCTTAGTCGAGAAGCATTTCGAAAAGCCTGCTTAAGTCgacctcccgaccagaaatggCAAG GAATTATCAACCTCATATGGTTGACTTTGCCTATTGGTTTGGTGTTTTCGTGTTTCTTcggtttgatttggatcttcGTATTGGAACAGCCCCCCGAAGAGTACTACACTCAATACAAGTGGTCCATTCTGTTGATGACCGTCAACTTGTTATTCATTCTGGCGGCAGAGCCATTCCATGTGATTGGACAAGCCTACCTACATGTGAAATTCCGGTCGGCCGTTGACATGTATTGGGCTATTTGTGGACCGCTAAGCAACATTTTGGTGGTCACCTTCGTCTCTAATTATTCGGATCGTCAAATCTGGAGTGGGATCACGTCGATTATTGGAAGTATCCTCTTTCTCCTGATGCACGTACTTTACTTTTGGTTCGTGCTGAGAAAGCAAAACGATCTCATGGAGAGGACGACATCTGTCAATGAGCCTGATGCGATCCCATTTCAATCTATTGGAGAGTTCTTCCCGGATTTCCGGAACTTTGCCATTGACCAGGACCGATGGAAGATATCCTGGAATCTAATCAAACAAGGCATATTCCGACAGGCTTTGATGGACGGAGAAAAGTACATGTTTGTGGGGTTCCATTTAATGTCCATTCCTGACCAAGGGATCTACGGAGCCATTGAGAACTTCATGGCCGTTCCACTGAAGTTGTTCTACGTGAAAATGGAGGAAAGCACCCATTTATATTTCAGTCAAACTGTCACTCGCGAACCACTGGCCGACCGGGTGAAAGAGGCCCTGCCCACGAAACATCTGCATCTCCTCCTCAAGACACTCACGTTGATCGGATGCATTTTCGTGGTCTTTGGCATTCCTTATTCCCATCCTCTCTTGTGGATTTATGCGGGAGACCTCTTGATCAGAGGATCTGGCCCTCTTCTACTTAAGCTCCACATGGTCTACATATTTCTCCTGGGTGTCAATGTCACCAGTGAGAGCTACGTCCTCAATGCCCTGACCTCGAGGCAACTGGAACGCTACAACAAGGCCATGGGGGCGGTAACAGTGATCTACTTTACGAGTGTGTTTGGATTGAGTCAGGTTTTTGGACCACCCGGGTTCGTTTTGGCCAGCATTCTAAATCTTGGGCTTAGGCTTATCTACAATTTTATCTTGATAGGGGACAGGCATAAGGGCTCAAACTTTAGCCCACTTGACAAGTTATTGCCCAAACCCAAGGTTTTAGCAGCCCTTACCACGGCGGTCTGCCTTTGTACGTCCTCAGAATTCTATTTGTACGCAGACCCGCcgcaaaaaatgctttatcATCTCTCTATTGGAATCCTGGCATTCCTATTAGTAGGAATATTCGTCTTACGTCATGAGACCTCATTATTACGGAGTGGATCCACCGAATCGCCGTTACCTGGGCCCAAAGACTAA
- the LOC131882763 gene encoding zinc finger protein 142-like — protein sequence MDNLDQFIAYQNSVPASSSKLFNCPKCDSYSAPTQAILKLHMASMHPLYRNTFLESTPEGFPCPECGKLFETVNKKNRHFKNVHGEKNLICPHCPYRTGRKDNFVVHMRKQHPGKDMTPGKDPEDQPVPSPSDPASSPSPSLFPQIGMVLPQAMLIQQLKILQTLKLLKDKQEAATSNSSYPGSENGQGSPPNPWEPEVSIESGEDSKHNSLNEFSLEEEPRSTDTDPDPVNSILSAALGPMGPREVERVLTRKRKMSVPKKAAKLPSEPVGEGESTPQFKCSACKFIASKMANVRCHISQTHLKHCSAGEAQNLTVIELKASGDTEGVDEELLCDECDFLAANETQLEDHKRSSHFKRSKLYQCKVCEYSSVHSNNVKDHEKAIHDKIRDFSCNVCDYKASHKMTVVHHIKGVHLKIKEYSCQHCDFQASYRSTIRNHVHSIHLTNKDFACKICPYKATSKRYVIDHIKGVHLRTKDKSCKHCLYKCTHAIDLRRHLAKAHDEPDPQDLPNAKDISPDFEDCNADDLVITEVKDESGDSVLNTGFKKNDMNNIDIDSMITEITEDGESRLSPNDNGPKDDLDATADTKDGSLSN from the coding sequence ATGGACAACCTGGATCAATTCATCGCGTATCAAAACAGTGTTCCCGCCTCGTCCTCGAAACTCTTCAACTGTCCCAAATGTGATAGCTACTCCGCACCCACACAGGCCATCCTCAAGCTTCATATGGCCTCAATGCACCCACTTTATCGGAATACATTCCTCGAATCCACACCCGAAGGCTTCCCGTGTCCAGAGTGTGGGAAGCTCTTCGAGACGGTGAACAAAAAGAACCGGCATTTCAAGAATGTCCACGGGGAGAAGAATCTCATTTGTCCCCATTGTCCATATCGAACGGGGCGGAAGGACAACTTTGTGGTCCACATGAGGAAGCAACACCCGGGAAAGGACATGACTCCGGGGAAAGACCCGGAAGACCAGCCAGTCCCTTCTCCCTCCGATCCGGCTTCATCTCCCTCTCCGAGCTTGTTCCCCCAGATTGGGATGGTGCTTCCGCAAGCCATGCTCATCCAGCAACTCAAGATACTCCAAACCCTCAAGCTCTTGAAGGACAAGCAAGAGGCGGCCACCAGCAATTCCTCTTATCCTGGCAGTGAGAACGGTCAAGGATCGCCACCCAACCCATGGGAGCCGGAGGTGTCCATCGAATCCGGCGAGGATTCCAAGCATAATTCGCTCAATGAATTCTCACTGGAAGAAGAGCCCCGTTCCACCGACACTGATCCCGACCCGGTTAACTCCATTCTGTCGGCGGCACTCGGTCCCATGGGACCTCGAGAAGTAGAGAGGGTCCTGACACGCAAGCGAAAGATGTCCGTTCCCAAAAAAGCTGCCAAACTACCCTCAGAACCGGTGGGTGAGGGTGAATCTACTCCCCAATTTAAGTGCAGTGCGTGCAAATTCATCGCCTCCAAGATGGCGAACGTTCGTTGTCATATCAGTCAGACCCATTTGAAACATTGTTCGGCTGGAGAGGCTCAAAACTTGACTGTGATTGAACTAAAGGCTTCGGGTGATACTGAAGGTGTCGACGAAGAGCTGCTTTGTGATGAATGTGATTTTTTGGCAGCCAATGAAACCCAACTTGAGGACCACAAACGGAGCTCACACTTCAAGCGGTCCAAGCTCTACCAGTGTAAAGTGTGCGAGTACAGCTCGGTCCACAGTAACAATGTGAAGGACCACGAGAAGGCCATTCATGATAAAATTCGAGACTTCAGTTGCAATGTCTGTGATTACAAGGCCTCCCACAAGATGACCGTGGTTCATCACATCAAGGGAGTGCACTTGAAAATCAAAGAATACTCTTGTCAACACTGTGATTTTCAAGCCTCTTACCGCTCAACCATTCGCAATCACGTCCACAGCATTCATTTAACTAATAAAGATTTCGCCTGCAAAATCTGTCCCTATAAGGCCACTAGCAAGCGATATGTGATCGATCATATCAAGGGTGTCCATCTGCGGACCAAAGACAAATCCTGCAAACACTGTCTCTACAAATGTACCCATGCCATAGACCTGCGGAGACATCTGGCCAAAGCTCATGACGAACCAGATCCTCAGGACCTTCCCAATGCCAAAGATATCTCGCCAGATTTCGAGGACTGCAACGCGGACGATCTCGTCATCACGGAAGTCAAGGATGAATCTGGAGATTCTGTGCTCAACACCGGCTTCAAGAAGAACGATATGAACAACATCGACATCGACAGCATGATCACCGAGATCACCGAGGACGGAGAATCCAGACTCAGTCCCAATGATAATGGGCCCAAAGACGACCTCGACGCTACGGCTGACACCAAAGATGGTTCATTGTCAAACTAG
- the LOC131882768 gene encoding L-proline trans-4-hydroxylase-like yields MSDVFTLSDTGDFFVSTSVQNTFNENGYVIVRGLITKDEITKVKDCIEQSEDIKANAFGRADANGRTSRLCVWNRAGNDVSGILARIQKVAGTMQQLLGGDEIYHYHSKLMMKEARTGGAFVWHQDYGYWYNNGCMLPEMGSIFIPIDKCVKENGCLQVLKGSHKMGRIGHALTGDQAGADLERVGMAKTLFELVHVELDPGDVLFFHCNLLHTSSQNNSDLRRYVIITSVNKRKNNPLQEHHHPQYHPLKMLPNSALLECDLFTSTEDKGFMDPTEDASHKIKNLKS; encoded by the exons ATGTCCGACGTGTTCACCTTATCCGACACCGGAGATTTCTTCGTTTCCACAAGTGTTCAGAACACGTTTAATGAGAACGG ATATGTCATTGTACGCGGCTTAATCACGAAAGATGAGATAACCAAAGTGAAGGATTGCATTGAGCAGAGTGAAGACATCAAAGCTAATGCCTTTGGAAGAGCAGATGCTAATGGACGAACCAGCCGGCTTTGTGTGTGGAATCGAGCTGGGAACGATGTGAGCGGAATATTGGCCAG GATCCAAAAAGTAGCTGGCACAATGCAACAACTCTTGGGCGGAGACGAAATCTATCACTACCATTCCAAG CTAATGATGAAGGAGGCCAGAACCGGCGGAGCTTTTGTTTGGCACCAAGATTACGGCTACTGGTACAACAATGGTTGCATGTTGCCTGAAATGGGCTCCATTTTCATTCCCATTGACAA GTgtgtgaaagaaaatggatgTCTCCAAGTGCTCAAAGGAAGCCACAAGATGGGTCGCATTGGACATGCTCTCACTGGGGACCAAGCTGGAGCCGATTTGGAACGGGTGGGAATGGCCAAAACACTCTTTGAATTGGTCCACGTGGAATTGGATCCAGGGGATGTTCTCTTCTTTCATTGTAACCTTCTACATACAAG CTCTCAGAACAACAGCGATTTACGGCGCTATGTTATAATTACCAGTGTGAACAAGCGGAAGAACAACCCTCTGCAAGAGCACCACCATCCTCAGTACCATCCCTTGAAGATGTTGCCTAATTCGGCTTTACTGGAATGCGATTTGTTCACCTCAACCGAGGATAAAGGCTTCATGGATCCCACTGAGGATGCGAGTCATAAGATTAAGAACCTCAAGTCCTAA